The following are encoded in a window of uncultured Ilyobacter sp. genomic DNA:
- a CDS encoding radical SAM/SPASM domain-containing protein produces MKKFKKIYVEITNICNLSCHFCPKSKREQKYMSLSSFEIILKEIKPFTDYIYLHVKGEPLLHPHIGEFLDLAHSRGFKVNITTNGSFIGSIGDKILMKPALRQINFSLHSFGGKPEKIHKNSYIENILSFSKKVLEETGILISLRLWNFNKENRDEAQRGNNEILGILEKEFKLDYKISDVLTLGKGIKICDRLYLNSDYEFKWPDTDESYENANGFCYGMRSHTAILVDGTVVPCCLDGEGIIGLGNIFENSFSDIIGSDRSKAIYNGFSENRAIEDLCKKCQFKI; encoded by the coding sequence AATTTAAAAAAATATATGTGGAGATTACAAACATCTGTAACTTGAGCTGTCATTTCTGCCCCAAAAGTAAAAGAGAACAGAAATATATGAGCCTCAGTTCATTTGAGATAATTCTCAAGGAGATAAAACCTTTTACAGATTATATATACCTCCACGTAAAGGGAGAGCCTCTTCTCCATCCACATATAGGGGAGTTTCTAGATCTCGCCCACAGCAGAGGTTTCAAGGTGAATATCACAACTAACGGATCATTTATAGGGAGTATAGGGGACAAAATCTTAATGAAACCTGCCTTACGGCAGATAAATTTTTCCCTACACAGCTTCGGTGGAAAACCGGAAAAAATTCATAAAAATAGCTATATCGAAAATATCTTATCATTTTCTAAAAAAGTTCTTGAAGAAACAGGTATCTTAATATCTCTTAGGCTTTGGAACTTCAATAAAGAGAATAGAGATGAAGCTCAGAGAGGGAACAATGAGATTCTCGGAATATTAGAAAAAGAGTTCAAGCTAGATTATAAGATTAGCGATGTCCTAACTCTTGGGAAGGGAATTAAAATCTGCGACAGACTCTACCTGAACTCTGACTATGAATTTAAATGGCCCGATACAGATGAATCTTATGAAAATGCAAATGGATTCTGTTACGGCATGAGAAGTCATACTGCTATCTTAGTTGACGGTACAGTAGTGCCTTGCTGTCTTGACGGGGAGGGGATTATAGGCCTAGGAAATATTTTTGAAAATAGTTTCAGTGATATAATTGGAAGTGACAGATCCAAAGCTATTTACAACGGTTTTTCTGAAAACAGAGCTATAGAGGATCTGTGTAAAAAATGTCAGTTTAAAATATAA